The region CGACGCGGAAAGTACGCCAGTCCTCGCGGTGGAGGTCCCAGGCCACGAGATACCAGCCATGACGCCAGGTGACCAGGTGGTGGGGCTGTACGCGGCGGGGGCCGCCGGCCGGGCCGCTTGAGCCCGGGGCGTAGTCGAAGCGCAGTTCCTCGCGGGCGTGGATGACACGGCTCAGCTCCACCAGGACCTCGGCGTCGACCACGGCGGCGCCGCCGGCCGCGGGCGCTGGGACGGCGGTGGTCCGCAGCAGGTCGATGCGGTGGCGCAGGCGCGGCGGCATGACCTGGCGCAGCGTGGCCAGGGCGCGGGAGGCGTCGTCGGCAAGGGTGGCGCCGCCGGCCGCGGTCCCCAGCGCGACGGCCAGGGCGACGGCCTGGTTGTCGTCGAACAGCAGGGGCGGCAGGCGCGTGCCGGCCTCCAGCCGGTAGCCGCCGGCCGGTCCCTTGGCGGTGGTGATCGGGTAGCCGAGTTCGCGCAGCCGGTCGATGTCCCGGCGCACGGTGCGCGAGCTGATGCCGAGCCGCTCGGCGAGACCCCTGCCCGACCAGTCGCGGTGCGTTTGCAGCAGCGAGAGCAGCGCGAGCAGCCGGGAGGACGTTTTCTGCATGGCACCATTCTCCGCGCAGTACAGGACACACCCTGTCCGCTACCTCGATCACTGTGGCGTACAAGCCGTCCGGGAGTCATCGCTCCTGGTCCCGGCACCCGCCGCCCGACATGGGACGACCGGCGGCGTACACGTCATCGAGGCAGGGAGCAGCCATGTCCGTCACGACCACCACTCATCTGAACTTCCGGGGCAGCGCGCGTGAGGCGCTGGACTTCTACCGGTCCGTCTTCGGCGGGCGGACCGTCGCGGTCACCTACAAGGACGCGGGCGCCGTGCAGGACGAGGCCGAGGCGGACTGGGTGATGTGGGGCGAGGTGGCCGGCGACGACGGCTTCCACGTCATGGCCTACGATGTGCCCTCGCGGCTGCCCTGGAGCCGGGGCGAGAACCCGTTCTTCGTCTCCGTGCGGGGCGGCGACGCCGAGGAGATCGGCGCCCTGTGGGGCAGGCTCGCCGAGGGCGCGGTCATCGTGCGTCCGCTGGAGCCCGCGCAGTGGGCGCCGCTGTACGGCATGCTCACCGACCGCTTCGGCGTCACCTGGGTCCTGGACGTCGCCGCTCCCTACAACGGCTGAGCCGCTGCTGGCCGCCGCCCGGACAGCGGGCGGCGGCTACGGCCGCGGGCGTGGCCCGCGGCCGTAGCCGCCGCAGAGGTCGTGGCGGGGCAGGTCCCTACCCGGCCGGGACCACCACCATCGCCGACCCGCCGCCGCGCCGTACCGGCTCCGCCGCGGCCAGCCAGCGGCCGTCCGCGAGGCGCTGGACGCCGGTGGCCGCGCCGATCTCCGGGTTCTGGACGAAGTGGTGGCCGATGCCCTCCAGGTCGGCCTTCAGCGGACTGTTCCACAGGGCGGGTTCGAGTTCGGTGTTCGCCGCGTTGCGCTGGCTGGCGCGGGGCGCGGCGATCGCGTCGACCAGGGGCAGGCCGCGGTCGACGTGCTCGGTGAGGACCTGGAGCACCGTGGTGATGATGGTCGCGCCGCCGGGCGAGCCGATCGCGAAGTCCGGGCGGCCGTTCTTGAGCACGATGGTCGGGGAGATCGACGAGCGCGGGCGCTTGCCGGGTCCCGGCAGGTTCGGGTCGGGCACGGCCGGGTTGGCGGGGACGAAGGAGAAGTCGGTCAGCTCGTTGTTGAGCAGGAAGCCGCGGCCCGGCACGGCGATCGCGCTGCCGCCGGTCTGCTCGATCGTCAGGGTGTAGGCGACGACGTTGCCCCACTTGTCGGCCACGGTCAGGTGCGTGGTGTTCTCACCCTCGTACGTGGTCGGCGCGGCCGTTCCGGTGCCGCCGCACGCGGCGGGGTGGGCCGGGTCGCCCGGGGCGAGCGGGCTGGTCAGCACCGCGTCGTCCTTGATCAGGCAGGCCCGCGAGTCGGCGAACCGCTGCGAGGTCAGCCCGGCGGTCGGCACCTGTTCGAACGCGGGGTCGCCGACCCAGCGGCCCCGGTCGGCGAACGCGATCCGGCTCGCCTCGATGTAGTGGTGCAGATACTGCACCTGCGAGGCGTTCTTGAGGTCGGTGTGCTGGAGGATGTTCAGCGCCTCGGCCACCGACGTACCGCCGGACGAGGACGGCGCGGGCCCGTACACGTCCAGGCCGCGGTAGTCCGTGTGGGTCGGCGCCTGCTTCTTGGCGGTGTACGCCGCCAGGTCCGCGGCGGTCAGGTCGCCGGTGCGCACCACGCGGGTGGCGGCGGGGTCCACCGGGGGCTTGCGCACGGTACTGACGATGTCCGCGCCGATGTCGCCGTGGTAGATGGCGTTGATCCCCTTGCGGCCCAATTCCTTGTACGTGGTCGCCAGTTGGGGGTTGCGCAGGGTGGAGCCGACCGCCGGGGGCTGCCCGCCGGGCAGGAAGAGCGCGGCGGTGGCCGGGAAGTCCTTGAACCGGGCCTGGTTGTCCGCGGTCTGCGAGTTGAAGGTCGCGTCCACGGTGAAGCCGTCGGTGGCGATCTTCTCGGCGGGCTTGAGGACGTCGCCCAGCGAGCGGCTGCCCCAGGAGTCCAGGGCGGTCTGCCAGGTGGCGGCGGTGCCGGGCACTCCGACGCTGCGTCCGCTGGTGACCGCGTCGGCGAAGGCCAGCGGCTGGCCGTTCTCGACGAAGAGCTGGTCGGTGGCGCTGCGCGGTGCGGTCTCGCGGCCGTCGATGGTGAAGACCTTGTGCTGCTTGGCGCTGTAGTAGACGAAGTAGCCGCCCCCGCCGATGCCCGAGGAGTACGGCTCGGTGACGCCGAGCGCGGCGGCGGTGGCCACGGCGGCGTCCACCGCGTTCCCGCCGTGCCGCAGCACCTCCACACCGGCCGCGGTGGCGTCGGTGTCCACGCTGGCGACGGCCCCGCCGTACCCGACGGCGAGCGGGGCCTTGGCAGGCGGCGAGCCCGGATGGGGGTGCGCCGGCGCGGCGGCGGTGAGGGCGCCGACCACCGCCGTGACGGCGAGCGCGGACACCGCCCCCACGGCCCGGCGCCGTACATCGTGCCTGGTTGAATGCGCGTCGGGGTACCTGCGACGATTGCGTCCCATTTACGGAGCCTCCACTCAACGACCGTCCCGGCAGCCTAACTTCACCTCAGCCGCCACGTCAGGAGCACGCCGAAGTGTCCTGTAGGTTCCGAGTTATTCTGTCGCCGCGGCAAGAGATATTCGACTTCCCGATTGCGTGGCGCCGTACGATCGCGATCTCTCCCGGTCACCGCACGTACCGCCGCCGGGCGCAGCGGCAGGCGCCGCTTGGCCAGGACCGGGGCGCAGCGCCGCGTTCCGACCACAGCGGACCTGGGCGGATGCGTAAATCTGATGCCGCAGGCACAGAAATTCCCGCAGGCCGCGCGGAGCCTTTTACGTCCTTGCCGGCACAGCAATCAAAAGGGTCGGACATAATCGCCGCCGCGTGCTATGGTTCGTATCAGTTGCAGTTGTGGTTCCCAAAGACTTCAAGTGCCCTCGCCGCCACGAGCGGCGGGAGCGCTTTTGTATTTCCGGTTGTTTTTCCGGATGGGGTAATCATCACGGCGACGCGGGGTCCGCACAGTGCGGGCTCCGGGTACTGCCCCTGAAGGAGAATGTAATATGGCATCTGGCACCGTGAAGTGGTTCAATGCGGAAAAGGGTTTCGGCTTCATCGAGCAGGACGGTGGCGGCGCTGACGTCTTCGCCCACTACTCGAACATCGCCGCCTCCGGCTTCCGCGAGCTGCAGGAGGGCCAGAAGGTGAACTTCGACGTCACCCAGGGCCAGAAGGGCCCGCAGGCGGAGAACATCGTTCCCGCCTGACGCTGACGCGCACAGCAGGCC is a window of Streptomyces sp. NBC_01477 DNA encoding:
- a CDS encoding cold-shock protein, which gives rise to MASGTVKWFNAEKGFGFIEQDGGGADVFAHYSNIAASGFRELQEGQKVNFDVTQGQKGPQAENIVPA
- the ggt gene encoding gamma-glutamyltransferase, which produces MGRNRRRYPDAHSTRHDVRRRAVGAVSALAVTAVVGALTAAAPAHPHPGSPPAKAPLAVGYGGAVASVDTDATAAGVEVLRHGGNAVDAAVATAAALGVTEPYSSGIGGGGYFVYYSAKQHKVFTIDGRETAPRSATDQLFVENGQPLAFADAVTSGRSVGVPGTAATWQTALDSWGSRSLGDVLKPAEKIATDGFTVDATFNSQTADNQARFKDFPATAALFLPGGQPPAVGSTLRNPQLATTYKELGRKGINAIYHGDIGADIVSTVRKPPVDPAATRVVRTGDLTAADLAAYTAKKQAPTHTDYRGLDVYGPAPSSSGGTSVAEALNILQHTDLKNASQVQYLHHYIEASRIAFADRGRWVGDPAFEQVPTAGLTSQRFADSRACLIKDDAVLTSPLAPGDPAHPAACGGTGTAAPTTYEGENTTHLTVADKWGNVVAYTLTIEQTGGSAIAVPGRGFLLNNELTDFSFVPANPAVPDPNLPGPGKRPRSSISPTIVLKNGRPDFAIGSPGGATIITTVLQVLTEHVDRGLPLVDAIAAPRASQRNAANTELEPALWNSPLKADLEGIGHHFVQNPEIGAATGVQRLADGRWLAAAEPVRRGGGSAMVVVPAG
- a CDS encoding VOC family protein translates to MSVTTTTHLNFRGSAREALDFYRSVFGGRTVAVTYKDAGAVQDEAEADWVMWGEVAGDDGFHVMAYDVPSRLPWSRGENPFFVSVRGGDAEEIGALWGRLAEGAVIVRPLEPAQWAPLYGMLTDRFGVTWVLDVAAPYNG
- a CDS encoding helix-turn-helix transcriptional regulator, which encodes MQKTSSRLLALLSLLQTHRDWSGRGLAERLGISSRTVRRDIDRLRELGYPITTAKGPAGGYRLEAGTRLPPLLFDDNQAVALAVALGTAAGGATLADDASRALATLRQVMPPRLRHRIDLLRTTAVPAPAAGGAAVVDAEVLVELSRVIHAREELRFDYAPGSSGPAGGPRRVQPHHLVTWRHGWYLVAWDLHREDWRTFRVDRVRPRTPTGPRFAPREVPGGSVSAFVTSRFRGNVGTAADWPCRGDVVLHLPAADVAPFAEDGIVEEIGPRRCRLTLGSWSWTGLAAAIGRFDADIDVIGPPQLAAAFAGLAARYARAAARAAGPET